GTAATGATACTGATAGGTCTTGTACATACTCCTCCTTGCTGATTATATACTTAATCTTTTGTTTGATCTCCTTTAATGGTGAATTCTTGTCAATTTCAAAATCAACATAAATCCGATAAAACTTCAGAGCACCATCCACTCGAGTAAGATTACAAACTGTTTTAATGTCCCCATTGAAATGTTTAATCTTGTACCATCCTCCACCAGACTGCAACTGAACATTTGTATTAAAGACCCCAATGCTATGAACATAACAGATAGTGACCACACCATTGATTGGCAACTCAATAATATCACCTTCTTTATACACAACAGCAAGAGAGTACAGAGCTGATACAACAGAAAAAACCTAAAGAAAAAACACATTTATAATcaacatataaaaaaaatcatgagTGAAATAGATGAAAGAAACATGTGTAAACTTTACCGATCCAAACACTCCAATAACAGTGCTGGCTGCTTTGAAGAATTCCATTTGGTTGCTCCAGATAGTACTGGTTGAGCTGAAGATTTCCCCTTGCTTGCTCAAGACACTATTCAATGGTTTCAAAATTTGACTCTCACGTCTCAATGAAACAGGTCTGTATGTTCTAGAAAGAGAAGGTTTGAATGTTGTTGAAGAGATTGACATTTTAGGTAGTTGTCTTGGTTGAAGTTGAAGGAGTGGTTGTTTGCAATCAGTAAGCATCTGATATTAAATCAATCAATCCATTCATACAAGATGTAAAGGGTGGAGTTAGAACACACAGTTaaaccctaaaaagaaaaaagaaaatttcaAGAATCTAACTTTGAGATATAACATTTAGTTATCTACAAATATCAAACCCTAGAACATAAAGAAAATCGATAAATACCTAAAAAGGAAGCAGAATAAACttcaagatttcaaaaaaaaaaaaaaaaaccctaaataaatcaACATAccgattaaaaaagaaaaaagatcaaGAATCCAGACAGAACAATTGTCATCTACAAAACGTAGATCAAAAAAACCCTAACAAAATCGATGAATACctaaaaaggaagaagaataacatcaagatttaaaaaaaaaaaaactaaacaaataaaTTAAAAGCCCTAGATCAACACTAATTAAACCCTAAAATGAAAAGAACAGAAAGAATTAAAGAAAAGATTAagattatcaaaaataataaagaactCACTTTGATCTCCATTAGAGAAGGGAGATGATTTTCAGAGGATGGTGAGTGGAATTAACAGAATGAGTCAAATGGGTGCGAGAGAGAGAAACAGATAGACGAATATAATCTCCCAAAGATAGAGGAGTATAATCCTTTTATAAGAATCCCAACAATTCTCGTTACCGGGAATCAAAGAAGAGGCTTCACAGAGCCAAGGATTTTGTTTAATCCCAAGCCTTGTCATCATAAGCGGTGACccaaaatcaaaaacacaaaacatgaTGAAGCAAAAAAATTATAGGTGTGGTGGGTTTAGTGGTGTAAATGAGAAATCTCAAAGTTTTAGTGAttgaggggaagaagaagaacatttgggAACGATGAACATTTGGATTTGGGTTTAAAAGAAGAGATGAGTGAGAATTATATGTAGAGAACAAAACTAATCAACGGTAGAAATTTTATTTGAAAGTCTATATTTGTATCCCAGGTTTAGATTGGACGGCTGAAATCAGTTGACTTATAGTCTTCCTTAAATTTCTAACGATTTTGTTGACCCCACTAAAACGACTTTTTCAATGACTTTCTCACTCCCGCTTCTCTCCCAACTCAAGATAGGCTTTGGAGCCCGGTGGGTTGGGATTCTCACACTCTTGTATTGGATTGGTTCCGTCTTAAATCATGTTTTGGAAAATGATTATATGAGTTTGTGAAGTTTTTAATCTCATTTCCGAGTTGGGTTTCAAGTGCACACCCTTGTATTGGATTATCCCCGTCTTAAATCATTGGTGAAGTTTGTAATCTCATTTCCTTGTTGGATGGAGTTTACAACCGAACACGAGCTGATTCTTTGAAGTAGGGCATTGCCGAAACATCTTTAAAAATTTAATCATAGATTTTTATAATATATGTCTAAAAGTTGTTTTTCGACCTTTAAAGTCAAAAAGTAAGAAAACAATTTACGTCTGAACGATTTTTAAAAgcgaaaatattaacaatttgtgAAGTTTTTAATTTCGACTTCTGTTTTTGATATTCAAATACTCTTAGATCCTTTAGCTAGTCTATTAAAAGGTTGGTAACGATAGACAAGGGACACTCCATAAAACAAGAGGAAAATTTTATGTTGATGCTTGCTTACTATGTTGTAAGAATGGTGAATCGGTCGATCACTTGCTTTTTCACTGTCATTTTGGCTCGCAAGTACGGAAGTATTTAAAAACTTATTACCCAATGTATAATTGCGTCAACATCATTATCAACAGTTGTACCTTCAAGATAATTCATCTGATTGGGAATAAGTTGTAAGGGTTGCTACCTGCCGCAATCTGTCGCACTGTATGTAAGCGTAAAaacttcataattttcgaagGCGCCATAGCAGATGTTACGAAAATTATTATTGCTAAGTCAAGTACCATGTGTATTATTGGAATAGAAATGCAACAGAAATGAAAGGTATCCACTTgatcttgttcttgttctttcGGTAACTTAGTTCTTTATCTTTGCAACTTAGTTCACTTGTTCTTGTTCTTTCGGTATTGCATTGCTTCgacttctttttatttattttaagaggTCTAATCGTTTACTCTTTGAGTTCCGCTTTCGTTTACTTTGGGTAAGATCGTTGGCCCaatcaaaaatataaataaaaagaaaccaaGAATCAGTAAAATATATTTGAGCCATATTTTTCAGAAATTATAAAAAACTTCCCAAAGGATAGaattctccttggaaaatcttcgtAACACTTTATAAGAAGAGCATCATTCATGATGTTAGCTTCTTGAATCCAAGGCCACCATGTTTCCTTTTCTGATGACATAAAATAACTCATTTAACCAAGTGCAGTTTTCTACCATCTTCTTATCATTCCAACTCGACCATGAAAATGGTCATCTCGAAGAGAGCCATGAAATAAATCGGCAAGCTGGGGATAACACTTCTTATTAGGGTGATCTTTCCGGCCCTTGAAATGGAATGTACTTATGCCAACCAGACGATCTCTTAGTAATTCTTTCAATTGTGAAACTCCATTTTAAAATTTCTTTATACTTGTCCACGAAAGGAAATCCCAGAATACCTCTTATATTTCCATCGTTATGGTCTTAGATACATGTCAATCATTTGAAAAAAATTTGCTTCGGGGATATTTTTTTCATGGATATAAATAACCAATTTAATAAGGAAAGTGTTTTTTTCTTTATCAAAATTAAAGGAGATTTATTCAAGCAAATCATTTATATACATCAACAAATTAAATTGTAAAAGATCATAAAAATCTGAAAAtacaaatctaaaaaataaaataaaaaaataaaaaacttaaaataaatcATGAATTACATGAATAACGATTGCAAATTCAAGGTCATCAACGCAGTATTTGTAATCGgaataaaatattttaatatgTAACAATGTAGTTGTACTCGTATCCCAAATATTATGATATTTGGAACATTATTTGTACTTGTATACAATATTTTGATGTTTGACGAGATATTTGTACGTTGATATGTCACTTCTAGTGACGACGATGATTTTACATGGTGCGAAAAGCCAAATTAGCCTAAGTTCATCGGATAACACTAGTCTATTATTTT
This DNA window, taken from Papaver somniferum cultivar HN1 chromosome 3, ASM357369v1, whole genome shotgun sequence, encodes the following:
- the LOC113355614 gene encoding uncharacterized protein LOC113355614 isoform X1, encoding MEIKMLTDCKQPLLQLQPRQLPKMSISSTTFKPSLSRTYRPVSLRRESQILKPLNSVLSKQGEIFSSTSTIWSNQMEFFKAASTVIGVFGSVFSVVSALYSLAVVYKEGDIIELPINGVVTICYVHSIGVFNTNVQLQSGGGWYKIKHFNGDIKTVCNLTRVDGALKFYRIYVDFEIDKNSPLKEIKQKIKYIISKEEYVQDLSVSLLTEKKIGVSCHVPLSKLKTPRFESYLEIRDDIISAVGGSFRSSSPPI
- the LOC113355614 gene encoding uncharacterized protein LOC113355614 isoform X2, which codes for MLTDCKQPLLQLQPRQLPKMSISSTTFKPSLSRTYRPVSLRRESQILKPLNSVLSKQGEIFSSTSTIWSNQMEFFKAASTVIGVFGSVFSVVSALYSLAVVYKEGDIIELPINGVVTICYVHSIGVFNTNVQLQSGGGWYKIKHFNGDIKTVCNLTRVDGALKFYRIYVDFEIDKNSPLKEIKQKIKYIISKEEYVQDLSVSLLTEKKIGVSCHVPLSKLKTPRFESYLEIRDDIISAVGGSFRSSSPPI